The Syntrophaceae bacterium genome has a segment encoding these proteins:
- a CDS encoding WbqC family protein, protein MKVSMMQPSFMPWQGFFDLIRQVDCFILLDDFQFSVQSYHQRNRLFVNPGQIDWYSVPVVKSVSFQAPLNKAKIDEKGPWRKKMWKRVEQNYRKTPHYNDLAGSLEKWLLQPWDNLADQNMAFIHWVCDLLGYTPEFRTSSRHPGAEERSLRVVELLKWAGGDSYYSARGSFEYMKEDGVFPLPDIPVYFQHFIPRPYVQVGSPGQFVPYLSIVDALMNVGLAGTRDLIENSNVGWSKWDDMVSVTANDYSSATEPTDV, encoded by the coding sequence ATGAAAGTCTCCATGATGCAACCATCCTTCATGCCGTGGCAGGGTTTCTTTGATCTGATCCGCCAGGTGGATTGCTTCATCCTGCTGGACGATTTTCAATTTTCCGTCCAGAGCTATCACCAGCGCAACCGCCTGTTTGTCAACCCGGGCCAGATCGACTGGTATTCGGTTCCGGTAGTGAAGTCCGTATCGTTTCAGGCACCGCTGAATAAAGCAAAGATCGACGAGAAGGGGCCATGGCGGAAGAAGATGTGGAAGCGGGTCGAGCAGAACTATCGAAAGACGCCCCATTACAACGATCTGGCAGGCTCCCTGGAGAAATGGCTTCTGCAGCCCTGGGACAACCTGGCGGATCAGAACATGGCCTTCATTCACTGGGTCTGCGATCTCCTTGGTTACACTCCGGAGTTTCGAACGAGTTCCAGACACCCCGGAGCCGAAGAACGTTCCCTCCGGGTCGTCGAACTACTGAAGTGGGCAGGCGGAGATTCCTATTATTCGGCCCGCGGCTCTTTCGAATACATGAAAGAAGATGGCGTATTCCCGCTACCGGACATCCCCGTTTACTTTCAGCATTTCATTCCCCGACCCTATGTCCAGGTTGGCTCTCCCGGGCAATTTGTCCCCTATCTGTCTATCGTGGACGCCCTAATGAACGTGGGGCTCGCCGGAACCAGGGATCTGATCGAAAACAGCAATGTGGGATGGTCGAAATGGGACGACATGGTCTCCGTCACAGCCAATGATTACTCCTCTGCAACTGAGCCGACGGATGTCTGA
- the pseI gene encoding pseudaminic acid synthase, translating to MNIAGRNIGPGHPVYIIAEMSGNHNGDYHTAEKIVRAAKDSGADAVKLQTYTADTITIDCDSGLFRVGSGNLWSGRTLYDLYQEAYTPWEWQPRLKALAEELGMHCFSSPFDASAADFLEQVDVPAFKIASCELVDLPLIEYVARKGKPMILSTGMAGREEIADALNAVRNAGMPHVALLKCTTAYPSPPEEMNLLTIRQMAEDFGVPVGLSDHSLGIEIPVAAVAVGACIIEKHLVLDRSSGGPDHAFSLEPHEFKAMVDAVRTVEKALGRVQYGPGDQEEASLAYRRSLFVVHDVKKGEVFTPENVRSIRPGHGLPPKYLPDVLGKKAAKDLTRGTPLCWEMIR from the coding sequence ATGAATATCGCCGGAAGAAATATCGGACCGGGGCATCCCGTTTACATCATCGCGGAGATGTCCGGAAATCATAATGGAGATTATCACACGGCCGAGAAAATCGTACGTGCAGCAAAAGACAGTGGGGCGGATGCCGTAAAGCTCCAGACCTACACGGCGGACACCATCACGATCGATTGCGACAGCGGCCTGTTCCGGGTCGGCTCCGGGAACCTCTGGTCGGGGCGAACCCTCTATGACCTGTATCAGGAAGCCTACACACCCTGGGAATGGCAACCCCGGCTGAAGGCACTGGCGGAAGAACTCGGGATGCACTGCTTCAGTTCACCTTTCGACGCCTCTGCCGCTGACTTCCTTGAGCAGGTGGATGTTCCCGCGTTCAAGATTGCATCCTGCGAGCTCGTCGATCTCCCACTGATCGAGTATGTCGCCCGGAAGGGGAAGCCGATGATCCTGTCGACGGGAATGGCCGGCCGGGAAGAGATCGCGGATGCCCTGAATGCTGTTCGGAATGCAGGCATGCCCCATGTCGCCCTGCTGAAATGCACGACAGCGTATCCATCGCCTCCGGAAGAAATGAACCTGCTCACCATCCGGCAGATGGCGGAGGATTTCGGCGTTCCCGTCGGCCTGTCGGATCATTCCCTGGGCATCGAAATCCCCGTGGCCGCCGTGGCTGTCGGTGCCTGCATCATCGAGAAGCATCTGGTTTTGGACCGTTCGTCCGGGGGGCCCGATCATGCCTTTTCGCTCGAGCCGCACGAGTTCAAGGCCATGGTCGATGCCGTCCGGACTGTCGAAAAGGCTCTGGGACGCGTCCAATATGGGCCCGGGGACCAGGAGGAGGCCAGTCTGGCATATCGCCGGTCGCTGTTTGTCGTCCACGATGTGAAGAAGGGCGAGGTATTTACTCCGGAGAACGTCCGATCCATCCGTCCCGGCCATGGCCTTCCGCCGAAGTATCTGCCGGATGTCCTGGGAAAAAAGGCCGCGAAGGACCTCACAAGAGGAACCCCGCTGTGTTGGGAAATGATTCGTTGA
- a CDS encoding radical SAM protein, whose translation MNILVMNVSLRPQSPVKLFPIGLGFVTTAMKRAGFEFDLIDIDAHRYSDSEVRKRIQKKKYDVVCMGCIVTGYRIVKSLCDVIKEIHPHATIVVGNSVATSVAETLLKKTRADIAVMSEGDETIVELLGLLAGNDSLDGVKGISFLRDGTFVRNPSRPLIKDISSLPFIDFSPYDIDIYIDASKQHANDPLPMKRDDVRAMPVNTARGCIANCTFCYHVFKNSPYRFRNPDSIVAEIRELISRYSINYVLFWDELTFFSKKQTIALVDRLLAEDLDIYWAGSCRGNLFDCEEDLEIMEKMKKSGCVSMAYSLESSNPSILKMMNKHVSAEQFSTQTGLFHRAGIPVGTSIVMGYPQETPETIRRTFECCIENSIYPSAGYLLPQPGSKMYDYAVANGFIGDEEEYLLKMGDRQDLRLNMTSMSDEEFEMYVMEGLKRCNSLLEVGLDERSLIKTKHYRAGGKVLRA comes from the coding sequence ATGAATATTCTCGTCATGAATGTGTCTTTGAGACCCCAGTCTCCCGTAAAGCTTTTCCCAATCGGATTGGGATTTGTCACGACGGCGATGAAGAGGGCCGGCTTTGAATTCGATCTGATCGATATCGACGCTCACAGGTATTCGGACAGCGAGGTGAGAAAGAGAATACAAAAGAAGAAATACGACGTTGTCTGCATGGGATGCATTGTCACTGGCTATAGAATAGTGAAATCATTATGCGATGTTATAAAGGAAATTCATCCGCATGCCACGATTGTCGTCGGCAACTCGGTTGCAACCTCCGTCGCTGAAACACTTCTGAAAAAAACCCGGGCCGACATTGCCGTGATGTCGGAAGGAGATGAAACCATTGTAGAATTGCTTGGATTGCTGGCGGGAAACGATTCCCTCGATGGTGTCAAGGGGATCAGCTTTCTCCGGGACGGAACGTTTGTCAGAAATCCATCCAGACCTTTGATCAAAGACATCTCATCGCTGCCGTTCATCGATTTCTCTCCTTATGACATCGATATTTACATCGACGCTTCCAAACAGCACGCGAATGATCCGCTGCCCATGAAAAGGGACGACGTGAGGGCGATGCCCGTGAACACGGCAAGAGGCTGCATAGCGAATTGTACATTCTGTTACCATGTCTTTAAAAATTCCCCGTATCGATTCAGGAATCCTGATTCCATCGTTGCAGAGATAAGGGAATTAATCTCCAGATACTCGATTAATTACGTTCTGTTCTGGGATGAGCTGACATTCTTTTCGAAGAAGCAGACCATTGCCCTGGTTGACAGGCTGCTCGCGGAAGACCTCGATATCTACTGGGCCGGCAGTTGCCGGGGAAATCTCTTCGATTGTGAAGAAGATCTGGAAATCATGGAAAAAATGAAAAAATCAGGATGTGTCAGCATGGCGTATTCACTGGAATCGTCGAACCCCTCGATTCTAAAGATGATGAACAAGCATGTGTCGGCCGAACAATTCAGTACTCAAACCGGTTTGTTTCATCGTGCCGGCATTCCTGTCGGAACAAGCATCGTGATGGGCTACCCGCAAGAGACGCCCGAGACCATTAGAAGGACGTTTGAGTGCTGTATTGAAAACAGCATATATCCCTCCGCCGGTTATCTCCTTCCCCAGCCTGGTTCCAAAATGTACGATTACGCCGTTGCCAACGGCTTTATCGGGGATGAGGAGGAATACCTCCTGAAGATGGGCGACCGGCAGGACCTCCGCCTCAACATGACCTCCATGAGTGACGAGGAATTTGAAATGTACGTCATGGAGGGGCTCAAACGGTGCAATTCCCTGCTGGAAGTCGGTCTCGACGAGCGATCTCTCATCAAAACAAAGCATTATCGCGCCGGGGGAAAGGTGCTGAGGGCCTGA
- a CDS encoding MarR family EPS-associated transcriptional regulator, producing MPESSYFNLENEEVLKILREIKESPELTQREIATRLGISVGKANFLIKSLIGRGFVKASNFKNSNNKVSYLYVLTPQGMEAKARATYRFLRQKMEEYERLQAEIQRLAQEVRESGIPPDVPQ from the coding sequence ATGCCAGAATCATCCTATTTCAACCTGGAAAACGAGGAAGTCCTGAAGATCCTCCGGGAGATCAAGGAGAGCCCGGAGCTGACCCAGCGGGAAATTGCGACCCGATTGGGGATCAGCGTCGGGAAGGCCAATTTCCTCATCAAGTCCCTGATCGGCCGGGGATTTGTCAAGGCAAGCAACTTCAAGAATTCCAACAACAAAGTTTCTTATCTGTATGTTCTGACGCCCCAGGGGATGGAGGCCAAGGCCCGCGCCACCTACCGCTTCCTGAGGCAGAAGATGGAGGAATACGAGCGCCTGCAGGCGGAGATCCAGCGGCTGGCGCAGGAAGTGCGGGAGAGCGGCATCCCGCCGGACGTGCCCCAATAG
- a CDS encoding GDP-mannose dehydrogenase: MGSENGVSVSPNGETFPLPGPGDYERENRGLRQLVAEQRALDREIVVVMGVGFVGAVMAGVVADSVDKATGKPGKFVIGMQRPSSRSYWKIPFLNRGVAPVESEDPDVAPMIARCVNDKKTLVATYSYDALTLADVVVVDVQCDYFKESLGNCRQGHAEIAALEDSLRVIGERIRPECLVLIETTVPPGTTEYVAYPIVKKAFEKRGIHAEPLLSHSYERVMPGREYVASIRDFWRVCSGTNEEARCRVKKFLSEVLNVDKFPLTVLDRPIESETCKIVENSFRATLLAFLDEWSLFAERNGVDLMKVIKAIKVRPTHSNMIFPGPGIGGYCLPKDGGLGVWAYHTLMGFDDDIFKITPLAIDINDTRSLHAAELVRDALRNMGKIIAASQVTVLGASYREDVGDTRYSGSEMLIRKITEMGGEVAVHDPYVKHWWEFEKQDTYPAVGHSWSRFFRNQEKLKDLRIRENLEEALKGADAVVFAVRHDPYLKLTPDAVVAMTGRPVAVIDCFGILDDDAIRRYFELGCEVKGLGRGHVKRIKDAVRTPEKKAT; encoded by the coding sequence ATGGGTTCAGAAAACGGCGTGAGTGTATCTCCCAACGGCGAAACCTTCCCTCTGCCCGGTCCGGGGGATTACGAGCGGGAGAACCGGGGGCTCCGTCAGTTGGTGGCGGAACAGAGAGCTCTGGACCGGGAGATCGTGGTGGTCATGGGCGTCGGCTTTGTGGGCGCCGTCATGGCGGGCGTCGTGGCGGACTCGGTGGACAAGGCAACGGGAAAACCGGGCAAGTTCGTCATCGGCATGCAGCGGCCGTCGTCGCGCTCCTATTGGAAAATTCCCTTTCTGAACCGGGGGGTTGCGCCCGTGGAGTCGGAGGACCCGGACGTGGCGCCCATGATCGCCCGCTGTGTCAACGACAAGAAAACACTTGTTGCAACATACAGCTATGATGCCCTGACGCTGGCCGATGTGGTGGTAGTGGACGTCCAGTGCGACTACTTCAAGGAGAGCCTGGGCAACTGCCGGCAGGGACACGCGGAGATCGCCGCCCTGGAAGACAGTCTGCGCGTTATCGGCGAACGGATTCGGCCGGAGTGTCTGGTCCTCATCGAGACGACCGTTCCGCCGGGAACGACGGAGTACGTGGCCTATCCTATTGTGAAAAAGGCTTTCGAGAAGCGGGGGATCCATGCAGAGCCCCTCCTGTCGCATTCCTATGAGCGCGTCATGCCGGGGCGGGAATACGTGGCATCCATCCGGGACTTCTGGCGGGTCTGCAGCGGCACGAACGAGGAGGCCCGCTGCCGGGTAAAAAAATTCCTCTCGGAAGTCCTGAACGTGGATAAATTCCCCCTCACAGTGCTCGATCGGCCCATCGAGAGCGAAACCTGCAAGATCGTGGAGAATTCTTTCCGGGCGACGCTCCTGGCCTTCCTGGATGAATGGAGCCTTTTCGCCGAACGGAACGGCGTGGATCTGATGAAGGTCATCAAGGCGATCAAGGTCCGTCCGACCCACTCGAACATGATCTTCCCGGGGCCCGGTATCGGCGGGTATTGCCTGCCCAAGGACGGCGGCCTGGGTGTCTGGGCGTACCACACCCTGATGGGTTTCGATGACGACATTTTCAAGATCACACCCCTGGCCATCGACATCAACGACACCCGGTCCCTCCATGCGGCGGAGCTGGTACGCGACGCGCTCCGGAACATGGGGAAGATCATTGCGGCATCACAGGTCACCGTCCTGGGGGCCTCCTATCGAGAGGACGTGGGGGACACGCGCTACAGCGGATCGGAGATGCTGATCCGCAAGATCACGGAGATGGGAGGCGAGGTGGCCGTGCACGATCCCTACGTGAAGCACTGGTGGGAGTTCGAGAAGCAGGACACCTACCCGGCAGTCGGCCACTCCTGGTCGCGGTTCTTCAGGAATCAGGAAAAGCTCAAGGACCTCCGGATTCGGGAAAACCTGGAGGAGGCGCTGAAGGGCGCCGACGCGGTGGTATTCGCCGTCCGCCACGATCCCTACCTGAAGCTGACCCCGGACGCGGTCGTAGCCATGACGGGCCGTCCCGTGGCGGTCATTGACTGCTTCGGCATTCTCGACGACGATGCCATCCGTCGGTATTTCGAACTGGGTTGTGAGGTGAAAGGCCTGGGGCGGGGACACGTGAAGCGAATCAAGGACGCAGTGAGGACCCCGGAAAAAAAGGCAACATAA
- a CDS encoding DegT/DnrJ/EryC1/StrS family aminotransferase gives MDFIDLKAQQAGIRDRLEANMEKVLAHGQYIMGPEVKELEGKLAAYAGRKFAVGCASGTDALLMALMALGVGPGDAVFTTPFTFISTAEVISLLGATPIYVDIDRRTYNIDPDKLEQAVAALKAGDPRLAPLPRLEGVGKLRPKAVIPVDMLGLMADYDAIGDIARKHGLTVIEDAAQSFGAVCKGRMSCSFGDIACTSFFPAKPLGCYGDGGMIFTDDPNLASLLESIRVHGKGSHKYDNVRIGINGRLDTLQAAIVLAKFEVFPEEMEKRQEAARRYTEAILGIPGIETPFVPEGYRSAWAQYSLLARDEAHRAFLQKGLQEQGIPTMIYYPRPLHLQTAFSFLGYKEGDCPASEDCAVRTFSLPMHPYLTEEQQAFVVKVLRERSAS, from the coding sequence ATGGATTTTATCGATTTGAAGGCGCAGCAGGCAGGGATTCGGGACCGCCTGGAGGCGAACATGGAGAAGGTTCTGGCCCACGGGCAGTACATCATGGGGCCGGAGGTGAAGGAACTGGAAGGAAAACTGGCGGCCTACGCCGGGCGGAAATTCGCCGTGGGGTGCGCCTCCGGGACGGACGCCCTCCTGATGGCCCTGATGGCCCTGGGGGTCGGCCCCGGCGACGCCGTCTTCACCACCCCCTTCACGTTCATCTCCACGGCTGAGGTGATCAGCCTCCTGGGGGCGACTCCGATCTATGTCGACATCGATCGGAGGACCTACAACATCGACCCGGACAAACTCGAGCAGGCCGTCGCCGCCCTGAAAGCGGGAGACCCTCGCCTGGCGCCCCTGCCGCGTCTGGAGGGCGTCGGGAAGCTCAGGCCGAAGGCCGTCATCCCGGTGGACATGCTGGGCCTGATGGCCGACTATGACGCCATCGGGGACATCGCCCGGAAACACGGGCTCACAGTGATCGAAGACGCCGCCCAGTCCTTCGGGGCCGTTTGCAAGGGCAGGATGTCCTGCTCCTTCGGCGACATTGCCTGCACCTCCTTCTTTCCCGCCAAGCCTCTGGGCTGCTATGGAGACGGGGGGATGATCTTCACCGACGACCCGAACCTGGCGTCGCTGCTCGAATCCATCCGCGTTCACGGCAAGGGGAGCCACAAATACGACAACGTCCGGATCGGCATCAACGGACGGCTGGACACTCTCCAGGCTGCCATCGTCCTGGCGAAATTCGAGGTATTTCCGGAGGAGATGGAGAAGCGCCAGGAGGCGGCCCGCCGCTACACCGAGGCCATCCTGGGCATCCCGGGCATCGAGACGCCGTTCGTTCCCGAGGGATACCGCTCCGCCTGGGCGCAGTATTCGCTCCTGGCCCGCGACGAGGCCCACCGGGCCTTCCTGCAGAAGGGCCTCCAGGAGCAGGGCATTCCGACCATGATCTACTACCCGCGTCCCCTCCATCTCCAGACGGCCTTTTCGTTCCTTGGTTATAAGGAGGGCGACTGCCCGGCCAGCGAGGACTGTGCCGTCCGGACCTTCAGCCTGCCCATGCATCCCTATCTGACGGAAGAGCAGCAGGCCTTCGTGGTGAAGGTCCTGCGGGAAAGGAGTGCATCATAA
- a CDS encoding Gfo/Idh/MocA family oxidoreductase: MAAPVRKGAKKNAEEVRVAVVGAGYWGKNLVRNFHQLGVLAAVCDGSAAVREQVKKDYPGTVATDDLKKLLKDGKIQAVVLATPAVTHFRLAEQALRAGKHVFVEKPLSLTYGDGEKLVRLAGEKQRTLFVGHILQYHPAVMRLKEMVRQGQVGRLRYIYSRRLSLGKIRREENILWSFAPHDISVILSLVGEDPSYVDSVGSNFLHARIADVTMTNLKFPSGIGAHIFVSWLNPFKEQRLVVVGDQGMLVFDDTQPVEAKLVHYAHSIRWQDNVPVPEKGEGSPVDLKDVWEEPLRAECRAFLEVVRTGADPVTDGAEGLRVLRILEMSQRSLEAKETGIVERAAEEAEEKPYFVHETAIAEPGAVIGKGTKIWHFSKVQAGASIGEDCNIGQNVVVGPGAVIGNRCKIQNNVSVYPGVTLEDGVFCGPSMVFTNVYNPRAEIPRMDEARPTLVKRGATIGANATIVCGHTIGRYAFVGAGAVVTKDVPDHALVVGNPARRIGWMCRCGERLNARRVCTVCGEKWTGGEVE; the protein is encoded by the coding sequence ATGGCCGCCCCGGTGCGAAAGGGAGCGAAAAAAAACGCGGAGGAGGTCCGCGTGGCGGTGGTGGGAGCGGGCTACTGGGGAAAGAACCTGGTTCGGAACTTCCACCAGCTGGGTGTGCTGGCGGCGGTCTGTGACGGGAGCGCCGCCGTCCGGGAACAGGTGAAGAAGGACTACCCGGGGACAGTTGCCACCGATGACCTGAAAAAGCTTTTGAAGGACGGGAAGATCCAGGCCGTGGTTCTCGCCACGCCGGCGGTGACTCATTTCCGGCTGGCCGAGCAGGCCCTTCGGGCAGGAAAGCACGTCTTTGTAGAGAAGCCCCTGTCGCTGACCTACGGGGACGGAGAGAAACTGGTCCGCCTTGCCGGGGAAAAGCAGCGGACCCTCTTTGTCGGGCACATCCTCCAGTACCATCCGGCGGTCATGCGGCTCAAGGAAATGGTCCGGCAGGGACAGGTGGGGCGCCTCCGGTACATTTACTCCCGGCGCCTCTCCCTGGGGAAGATCCGGCGGGAGGAGAACATCCTCTGGTCCTTCGCGCCCCACGACATCTCCGTCATTCTCAGTCTCGTGGGGGAGGATCCCTCGTATGTCGATTCCGTAGGCAGCAACTTCCTCCACGCCCGGATCGCCGACGTGACCATGACGAACCTGAAGTTCCCCTCCGGCATCGGCGCCCATATCTTCGTGAGCTGGTTGAATCCTTTCAAGGAACAGCGCCTCGTCGTGGTGGGCGACCAGGGAATGCTGGTCTTCGACGACACCCAGCCGGTGGAGGCGAAACTGGTCCATTATGCCCACAGCATTCGCTGGCAGGACAATGTTCCCGTTCCCGAGAAGGGCGAAGGGAGCCCCGTGGACCTGAAGGACGTATGGGAGGAGCCGCTCCGGGCCGAATGCCGGGCCTTCCTGGAGGTGGTCCGGACGGGGGCGGATCCCGTCACGGACGGCGCGGAAGGACTGAGGGTGCTCAGGATCCTGGAAATGAGCCAGCGCTCCCTGGAGGCGAAGGAAACGGGGATCGTCGAACGGGCAGCCGAAGAAGCAGAGGAGAAGCCGTATTTCGTTCACGAAACGGCCATTGCGGAGCCCGGCGCCGTCATCGGGAAGGGAACGAAGATCTGGCACTTCTCGAAGGTTCAGGCAGGGGCTTCCATCGGTGAAGACTGCAACATCGGCCAGAACGTCGTCGTCGGTCCCGGCGCCGTCATCGGGAACCGGTGCAAGATCCAGAACAATGTCAGCGTCTACCCCGGCGTGACCCTGGAGGACGGCGTCTTCTGCGGCCCCTCCATGGTCTTCACGAACGTCTACAACCCCAGGGCCGAGATCCCCCGGATGGACGAGGCCAGGCCTACCCTGGTGAAGCGGGGTGCCACCATCGGGGCCAACGCTACCATCGTCTGCGGCCACACCATCGGCCGGTACGCCTTTGTCGGCGCCGGAGCGGTCGTGACGAAAGACGTGCCGGACCACGCCCTGGTGGTTGGGAACCCGGCGCGGCGGATCGGCTGGATGTGCCGGTGCGGCGAGCGGCTGAATGCCCGCCGTGTCTGTACGGTTTGCGGAGAGAAGTGGACCGGAGGCGAGGTTGAATGA
- a CDS encoding ABC transporter permease has translation MIDSCPDTSAATQAIKKQHSTVIRPKTGWFDIHLAELWNYRDLVFLFVRRDFVSAYKQTILGPLWYLIQPVLTTIVFTVVFGKIAKIPTDGIPPFLFYMAGYIAWAYFADCLTMTANTFVTNAHIFGKVYFPRLVVPLATVITNMMKFAVQFCLFLIFYVYFLLSGASVHPTIWIALLPFLILEMALLGMGFGIVISSLTTRYRDLAFLVAFGVQLWMYATPVVYPLSQIPGKYHLFFMLNPMTAVVETFRAAFLGSGGVNATFMAVSWLITLLVLFAGIVLFSRIEKTFMDTV, from the coding sequence ATGATCGATTCCTGTCCTGACACGTCTGCTGCAACGCAGGCGATAAAGAAGCAACATTCGACCGTGATCCGCCCGAAGACGGGCTGGTTCGACATCCATCTGGCCGAACTCTGGAATTACAGAGACCTGGTATTTCTGTTCGTGCGGCGCGATTTTGTGTCCGCCTACAAGCAGACGATCCTGGGACCGCTGTGGTACCTGATCCAGCCGGTCCTGACGACGATCGTCTTCACCGTTGTTTTCGGCAAGATCGCGAAGATCCCCACGGACGGAATCCCCCCGTTTCTCTTTTACATGGCCGGATACATCGCCTGGGCCTATTTCGCCGATTGCCTCACCATGACGGCCAACACCTTCGTCACGAACGCCCATATTTTCGGAAAGGTGTATTTCCCGCGCCTGGTGGTCCCGCTGGCCACGGTGATCACGAACATGATGAAATTCGCCGTTCAGTTCTGCCTGTTCCTGATTTTTTACGTATACTTCCTGCTGTCGGGCGCGTCCGTCCATCCCACCATCTGGATCGCGCTCCTTCCTTTTCTGATCCTCGAGATGGCCCTCCTGGGCATGGGATTCGGGATTGTCATTTCCTCACTGACGACCCGGTACCGGGACCTGGCATTTCTGGTGGCCTTCGGCGTGCAGCTCTGGATGTATGCCACCCCTGTCGTGTATCCCCTGTCCCAGATTCCCGGGAAGTATCACCTGTTCTTTATGCTCAATCCCATGACGGCGGTGGTCGAGACCTTCCGCGCCGCCTTTCTCGGATCGGGCGGCGTGAATGCGACGTTCATGGCAGTGAGCTGGCTGATTACCCTGCTGGTTCTGTTTGCGGGCATCGTCCTGTTCAGCAGAATCGAAAAGACCTTCATGGATACGGTCTGA
- a CDS encoding ABC transporter ATP-binding protein, translated as MGNRAVQIEDLWKQYRLGVIGHGALYRDLQSWWARKRGKEDPNTPVGFRQADPVAGGDRFWALREIGLEIGHGETVGIIGKNGAGKSTLLKVLSRVTAPTRGEVRLDGRVASLLEVGTGFHPELTGRENIFLNGAILGMRKDEIGRKFDEIVDFSGVATFIDTPVKRYSSGMYVRLAFAVAAHLEPEILLVDEVLAVGDAEFQKKCLGKMGDVAREGRTVLFVSHNMAAVRNLCARSILLEDGRVATDGTSEQAIGYYLKQKTIEKAVAGAAEIEKRQEGVILRNTPHIRFVEVGVYDESGEPRRSFYSDEPIRLKIVFRCLRPAHDLRVVVHLTDERDELLLLTQHLDEPELVSSFQYLSEGKYEMVCEIPPNLFGGKTFFVSVHLELPKTEHLIAPKILGIEVTFKGYNNIHDNHPFFFRPQLRWRMNRVI; from the coding sequence ATGGGAAACCGGGCCGTTCAGATCGAAGACCTCTGGAAGCAGTACCGCCTCGGTGTGATCGGCCACGGTGCCCTCTACCGGGACCTCCAGAGCTGGTGGGCCCGGAAGCGGGGCAAGGAGGACCCCAATACCCCCGTCGGCTTCCGGCAGGCGGATCCTGTGGCGGGGGGGGACCGGTTCTGGGCCCTCCGGGAGATCGGCCTGGAGATCGGGCATGGAGAAACCGTCGGGATCATCGGGAAGAATGGGGCCGGGAAGTCGACGCTGCTGAAAGTCCTCTCCCGGGTGACGGCTCCGACACGGGGAGAGGTCCGGCTCGACGGGAGGGTTGCCAGCCTCCTGGAAGTGGGAACGGGGTTTCACCCGGAATTGACAGGGCGGGAAAACATCTTCCTGAACGGCGCGATCCTGGGCATGCGGAAGGATGAAATCGGCCGGAAATTCGACGAGATTGTGGATTTTTCCGGCGTTGCAACCTTCATCGACACGCCGGTGAAGCGTTATTCAAGCGGCATGTACGTCCGCCTGGCCTTCGCGGTGGCGGCTCACCTGGAGCCGGAGATCCTGCTGGTCGACGAAGTGCTGGCCGTCGGGGACGCGGAGTTCCAGAAGAAGTGCCTCGGCAAGATGGGCGACGTGGCCCGGGAGGGCCGGACGGTCCTCTTCGTCAGCCACAACATGGCGGCGGTGCGCAATCTGTGCGCCCGGTCGATCCTGCTCGAAGACGGGAGGGTTGCGACGGACGGGACGTCGGAGCAGGCCATCGGTTACTATCTCAAACAGAAGACGATTGAGAAAGCCGTTGCAGGAGCGGCGGAGATAGAAAAGCGCCAGGAAGGGGTCATCCTCAGGAATACTCCGCACATCCGGTTCGTCGAGGTCGGAGTTTATGACGAATCCGGCGAGCCCAGGCGTTCCTTTTATTCCGACGAGCCCATCCGGCTGAAAATAGTGTTCCGTTGCCTGCGGCCGGCCCACGACCTGCGGGTCGTTGTTCATCTGACAGATGAACGGGATGAGTTGCTGCTTCTGACGCAGCACCTTGACGAACCGGAACTGGTGTCGTCGTTTCAGTACCTGTCCGAAGGGAAATATGAAATGGTCTGTGAAATCCCTCCGAATCTTTTCGGCGGAAAGACCTTCTTCGTTTCGGTCCATTTGGAACTCCCCAAGACGGAGCACCTGATCGCACCCAAGATCCTCGGGATCGAAGTGACGTTCAAAGGTTATAATAATATCCACGACAACCATCCGTTTTTTTTCAGACCACAGTTACGGTGGCGTATGAATCGCGTGATTTGA